The sequence AGTGACTCCCACATCTGTCTACTCTCTCttccattctctctctctctctctctctcactcactcactcactcactcacacTGCAACTGATTGTTCTGGaatatgtacattttttcataatcCACAACGGCAGCTTTTAGGTTGGTCTGATTTTGTAGACTCTTTCAAATGCCTCTGTTTGACTGCTGCAGCAGAAATCTGGTACAGACTTTGTATTTGGAGGCTCAGGTCGTTGAGACAGCTGGACATTTTGTTTTGACAAACTATCGACTGTGACTGCAACAACTGGTTCGAGGCTGCTAATCAAGACAGGATAGAGTGTTGGAAGCTGATTGACTGGAGGCTGCTGAACTCGGAGCAAAAAGTAAATCTACTCAGCATGGAGTAGTGGGAATGCAACAAACGTGCAGCTGAGAATCTTTGTGAATGGAGTGATGGTCGACAGGCTTGTGGAGTATCAGAGAGCCCTGGTTGGAGCAGTGGGACTCATTGGAATTGCGGCGGGTGCACACCTCCTGTCACTGCAGGGTCCAAACTATCCAGCAAGCAGTGCTTGGTCAACTTTGCATCCTGGGAGTCACAAGAAGGTTGCGTAGAATTGTCAATACAGGATGACCAGCagacagagggagagaggagaagagagGAAAGAAGCACAGCCAGCGCCGCAAGCTaggttaatttttgtaatggGTCGCAGTGAACGAGCGGATATAGTGCTCTCAGCTGGGCTGCATAGGCTGCAGACCATATAACCTCGCGCGGCGCTGGGCCAGTCTGTGTGCATCGGCGGTACAACGTATTACGTCGTCTCGGCGAAGCTCGGGCTCGTGTCAGTGCTCGGCTCTGGGTGAgggggcagagagagagagagagagagaaagagatggtgtgtgtgtgtgtgtgtgtgtgtggtatAAAAATGCGCAGCCAGGCGGCGCTAGGAGGCCGTCGGCCATCTTGGTTCGAGTAGTTCGTAGTGTCGCTGCCCCCCGTGCGTCTCTCCGCCCCCGCAGCGCCCGGCTGGCTTGGTTCTCTTCTGTGCCACCAGCTCACCCTCCGCCCCCGGCTCCTCCCTGTACACATTCGTGTCTATTCTACATTTCTATTTCTCTCCTCCGGCctcctactctctctctctctctctctctctcagtcccTCATCGCGAACTCTATATACTCTATAATGCTTGTACTTGCGCGCTCGTCGCGACGACACCGGACACACAGCTGATCCAGCGCAGGCGCGCCTGTATACACTCGCGTGTTCAATCAGCTCTCctctgtgcgtgtgtgtgtgtgtgtgtaggcgCAGCTCAAAAGCATCGATTTTTCCCAGTCTCGACAATACGACTCGGAGTTCTCTCGCCGATGTATTTTTGCCATGCCCACGTCGATCAAAGGGAAGATCGCGGGCCGCGGGTCATCCCATTGATCCCATGCGATTGTGATCGCGAccgcagcggcagcaacaaGTGCTCGGCCCTCGCCGCATCTATAGCTGCGCTTATGCCCGTGCGCGGGGCTTCGGTAAACAGCTTATCGTTCGTCGACCGCGCGCAACCGGCAGACTCCGAAGGCTCGCGAAAAGAGCGCACGCGAGATCAATAGGTATAAGCAGCCTGCACGGTACGGCCGTGTGTGTGGGGGCGGggaagagggagagcgagcgagcgaacgcTATAGCTAGCTACCCTCGCGAAGTCGCTAGCAGTTCGTCGGTCGTTCCCAATCCCCATTGGCGCGCGCGGCCTTGACGTCAGAGCGACGCGCCGTCACGGATGACCCTACATACCTACGTACGGACACCTCATGTACCCGCAGCCATTGCTATTATTCTTGCCGTCGTTTCAGCCTACACGGCTTTTTCTGCGCGGCTAAACATATATACGCTTCTCTTCGGAGTCGCGCGCGGAATCGTCGACCGCTCGTGCGTCTattctttttcctcctctcgtTTTTGCATTATGATAATCATTATCCTCGTTGAATATTGATGCATGCGGGTAAATTTTCCATCGTCGAGCGCGCTCTCGAAAGCCACTGTGCCGCACCACAATAACGCCCGCGCTTGAGAAGAATTCATTCGGGTGAAATCCCCCTACGCGCCCAGCGCTCGCTGCGCAATTAGTAGTAAAAGTTACCGCACTTCTGCTGCAGAAAATGTGTGTGCACCGTAGCTCCCGTatgaaagagggagagagagaaagagcggcgGCGCTGTTGCGATTTCGCGCATTCTAACCTTGGACTCAATGGCGCGCGCTGCTTATCCGCTCCGGCGGACGTCgagtctctctcactctctctctagtATGCAGCGCCGGCGATCGGCATTCCGCGAGCCGCTTCATCGCGCCGGTTCTCGAACGGAGTCGGAAGGGCTCtcttctgcgcgcgcgcgcgcgagagagagagagagagagagagagagagagagagagagagagagcgatcaGAGGGAGAAGGGGGGAGGGAGAGCGGGCGTGCTAGAGTGGTGCGAAATAAATGCTTCAGAACTCGGATCCGCGGGGGGAGGCGGAGAAGGCAGAAAAGGAGGACGGTTGGGAGAATAGAGCGCTAGAGCGACGTATAGGTACCGCGTACTAGCCGTGCGGAGCAAGTCGACTCTCTCGCAGCGATGCGCGATACTCGGCCGCCGCGCGTCGTTTTATCGCCCTGCTGATGCACAACCTAGCTGGCGCACTCGTGCcctccgcgagcgcgcgcttatTTCGGTTCAGCCGCTGGCGGCTGGCGCTGCACTGTGCAGCTCGAATCGAATCAATGGCGCGAAGGGTCGAGGTACGCCAAGTAGGGCGGCTGCCCGCGCGACGACGGAGGCCAATCTCTCATGCTCGGGCCCGTACTCTCTCTTCCCAGGTCGATCCCATTGGCGAGCGGTAACCGAGACCGATGCCCCCGCTGCGCGAGGATGCGAGTTGCAAGCTGCGAGCTGCGAGCCGATCTCGCAGATATTCCGGGAAGCCGAGGACGCGGTACGGCCCCCGCTGCACCGCCGACCGCCCGCCAGAAAGTCCGTTCCAACTGATCCGCCGCGGACACAAGCTTCTCTACTGCCGACCCTAACCCGCGCCGCTTCTCATTTCAGCAATCGACGACATCGGAGCCTCAAATAGTCGCCGCCGTCCTCGGAGAGGAAGGAGCCGCAAGCCGCAGCCGCAGCGCAGCGCTGACCCAGCAGAGCCAGTCCAGCCTCCGAAAGCAACGAGACAGAGCTAGCCGCCAAGCTGTCCGCTCACCCGGCGCGGCGAGCACGCAAGGCCTTCAAGACGTCGACCCCGTCGGTCATCAAGTTATCCGGGGCTGGCGGCGGCggtagcggcggcggcggcggctgcaagTCAGCTGCTGTGGACCAGGTTTCCCCGGGTCCCGAACATGAGCCCCCGCCGGCCAGCCTCGAGCCCGCAGCGGCCAGTCCCGAGGGCGAGGCCGCGAGCGTCAAGCTGCTGCGCCAGCAGGTCTCCCAGGAGCTCGCGACCCTCAGGCCCCTGGCCGGCAGCGGCAAGCCGTCCGCTCCCAAGAGCGTCAGCCAGCAGAGCCTAGCCCACCTCTCGCCCATCCCCAGCGCGTACAACAGCTACCGGGTCAAAGCTCCGGCTAGCATCTACCCCCTGTCAGCGGCTCCCAAGATGCAGGTACTCGCCGAGGCGGCCAGTCGCGAGGCCGAGCTCCAGGCCAAGTCCCAGCCGCAGCCGAAGCCCGCCCCGCTGAGGCGCATCGGAGCCAAGCAGGCCGCCGGCCTCGCGGCgagcaagcagcagcagccaccgCAACAGTCGCCGGGCTCGCCGATGCCGCGGATACACACGCTGAGCAAAGCCCAGGTAGCCGGGCTCAATCAGCTCACTAGCAAGCAGGCCTTCGCCGGCCAGAAGATCGtctcccagcagcagcagaacctCTTCAACCACAAGATCCAGCAGAAAGGCGGCCCGCATAAAGCGCTGCAGCAGGCCGCCGCTGCGACGGCGACCACGTCGTCTGCTGCGCCTGCGCCTGCCTCCCAGAACCACCTGCAGCAGACCTTCAAGCAGATGCAGCAAAAGCAACAGAAGCAGCAGAAGGCCATGGCCAACGCTAACGTACTCAAAAGCAGCAGTTTGCCCAACATCCCCAACATGGCAAAGCTTCCGGCCAGCTCGAACCTCGTCGCCGCTGgcaagcagcagcaacagcaacagccgCAGCAACAGACTAGCGCACCTCAGCAGATCCAGAGGAGTCAGAGCGCGGTCATCGGGAGGGCTCAGCAACTGATCAACGCCAAATCCCAGCAAGTCATTGCCAAGCCGCAGTCGGCAACTCCTGCAACCGCTGCCGTTGCTGTTGCTACAAAGAGCCAGCAACAGCTGGCCAAGGCGCAACAGCACATAGCCAAGttgcagcaacagcagctgtCCAGTGccaagctgcagcagcagcaacaggtGCTGCTCAAAATTGCCGCGCAAAACAAGAGCTCGACATCTGGAAACGCTAAAAACACCCCGTCGAAAGCCACGAGTACAGCCACGAAAGCGGCAAACCAGCAACCCCAGCAAACTGTCATTCAGCAGACCGTGCAGCGAAATCAAATTATGGCTCAGAATCTGGCGAtggctcagcagcagcagcaacagcaaccaCAGCCGATCCAAACGCAAATACAGCACCAGCATGTCGTCGTGGGCCCTCAAAACACCCCGAAACAACCAGGTTGCATCAAGACAATCGCGCCTCAAAAGCCCAGCCAGAAAAATCATGCGGCGAAGAACGCGAGCATCAAAACCTCTCTCAACACAAATCTGAGTACTATGAAGACCAACGCTAATCTTGCTACGACGGCACCGGTGAACGCACCGATGACCAGCTCTACGCAGCAAAAGAGTGGCGTCAAGACGATATTACCCCAGCAGCCGGGTGGGAACGCTGGCGCTTCAGCAGCTACTTCAATTCACAAAGTTGCCGGCCAACCATTGAAAATCCAGCCACAGCCTGTGaaacaacaaaaacaaatcattGTGACCACGCCTGTCGCTCAGTATAATACGACTATCAGGCCACAACCCGGTCAAATTAAAACTTTGATGTCCGTTAATGTTGCCGATTCACGTAAAGACAATGAACTCAAGTGAGTCAATATTTGTTATTAATGATGATTTCAACCATTTGAATTATTCTTTAATAACTCCGATGAACATTTCTATTACAGAATCGAAATTAAAACGGAGCTCAAGCAAGAGAATGAAGTTATAACTCCAACTTTGGCATCGTCATCTCAGATTCCTCAGTCACCACAACGAAGGTTGCCGCTTCCATACGAGGTAGCTAAAAACAAGTTTTACGTTTTactcaataatatttctctaTTCTTATTTCGTTCTGCATGAATCTCTTCCGttcatttgcattttttgctgAATTTACAAACGCGCCTGCATGTCtggtttgaaaattttcctcgTGTGATTGTAGTGTCTCCAGTTTGTTCTCCAAGATCACAACTATGGTGCTCCACCCCCGCGGACACCACCGCCACTATCACCTCCTCCGCACCCAAAACAACAGCCTGTCAATGGAGCTGGAAACTCATGCATAACTACTCAACACTCTTATATTTTCAACCAAGGTaagacataaaaaaaaaagaaaagaaatgatGAATAAAGGTTTTTTCTGAATGACTTGAACATATCAAAACGCTGATTGTAGAACTTGGCGATTCTTTGTGCATTCCAGCCGTAAGTAAAACGACGGTAGAGGATGATGCTGGTAGTGCTATAAGCAGCGAGGCTGGACGAGAAGTTGAACCAGAGGGTGAAGAAACTGAGACCGCACCGGAGGGCGAAGGCGATGATGAAGATAGCGTTACCCGTTGCATATGGTAAGTTTCTCAACCTTGCAATGATACTAGAAATTAGCTCGTTTTAACGATTCTGGATTCTCTGCAGTGATTTCGAGCATGACGATGGTTACATGATCTGCTGCGATCGATGTCTGTAAGTATCTAGACCAAAAAATTGTACGTTCGTCAAATAAATAGTAAATAAAGATGAGGAATTACAAACACCTCTTTGATTTGCAGAGTATGGCAACACGTAGACTGTATGGGCATTGATCGAGCCAACATTCCTGACGAATACTTGTGCGAAGTATGCAGACCTCGTCGAGTGGACCGAGCACGTGCACGTGCTTTGCAAATGCGTAAACGAGAGGAACTATTGAACTCTGACACGACATCGGACAGTTCGTCGACAAGTTCAGCCGATACTGACGTCGCCCATAACACTCCCGCTAAGAATAGAAAAGCttcgcaacagcagcagcaaactGCTCTTCGAAGAAAATCCGATCCTCCACCTCAGGTGCGCCGCctaaataataacaacaataacaacaacaataatgtTGCCAAAAGGCAGAGGCGAGATACACATCCACGACAAACGAGTACGGCTCGAACTAAAAAAGAGTCGACAGTTACAACGATGAcggcgacgacggcggcgacgacgacgacgacgacgacgacagctATGGCGACGGCAACCACTACAACGCAAGCAACCCAGGCAACGAAACAGCAGCGAGGAGGAGGACCCGGCAAAAGAAAGACCAAAAGGCGAACAAGTCTAGAAGACAAAGAAGATGAAACGCTGGACTCTTGGGGTTCTAATATGGCTCCGTTACGGCAATGGATTGAAAGATATGAAGAGGCAGTCACTAATCATTACAGTCCTGAACTAAGAGCGAGGATATCGAGTATTAAAGTCAACGGAACGCACAATGATTTACGACAAAGTAATATCGGTACTGCGGCCACGGGCAAGTGTCGCCTAAATGTGCAAAGCAACAGCCTTCGAGTAAGCACTACCAATGTATTTAGAAATACACAATTTGACAAATAGTAGCATTACTTTAATTTCGCAAAAATAAAACCGCATGCAAAAAGCCACGATTGATAACATCAATTGGAATACATAAGAAACAAGAAATTATGTTGTTATCGATTTATAACAGTTGATCGTGctaattttgtattataaatttattataagaAACATACCAGTCGTTCATATTCGTTCgggaaaaattcaataaattattttaaacttgAGAAGGTTcaaattctgaaaataattCTAACACACATTTGATTTTAGTTCCTGGTAGCTACAATGTATTTACCACCAAACACACCTGTGGTTGAACTTCGTGGAAAATATATGCTAAGTACGCAACATAGGCCATCTCATCCGCAGGGACGTCAGCACACGCAACGACCTGGTCCATTCGTCTTTTTCTACCGACTTCCACGCGACGGTACGGAGGTCTGTGTCGATACACGAACTTATGGCAACGACGCGCGCTTCGTTCGTCGCAGTTGCAAACCTAACGCAGAGGTTAAACATTGCATCGAGAAGGGAACACTCCATCTTTATATCGTGACGAATGTCGCCATAGAGAAAAATGctgaaattacaattaaaCATGATCAACACGATCTCATGCTGTCGCCTAATTCCAACAACTCAGGCATACCGATAATGTGCGCCTGCAATAATCCGAAAGACTGTCAAATAGCCTCTTTGATTCCCATGTCTACACCTACtaataaaaaaggaaacaaCGGTCCTCTTGCTGAAAATGCCGAGTAAGTTCATTATTATGCATTATTTGCAACAAATGttgtatgattttatttttaggattAGATAAACTATACTGAATATAATACTTGTGATAAAGTAGAACAAGctgtaaaaaagaaatacactaacatatatatatatatatacacatttcTTTTGTACAGTGGACGAGAGAGAAGGCGACGAGGTAGAAGAAACACGGTGAGTGAAGACGCTAATGACAGTTCAACGTCGGCTACAACTTCATCATCAACTAATCCCACAACGACTCATACGACTACAGTTGTTGCGGCAGCTACGCTAACTCAGGTAGCGCCCAAAAAGACCGTGACTATAAACACCAACGTAACAGTCAAAGAAATCGGAAGTGCTGGTAGTAGTATTATCAGCAGTATTAGCAACAACGACAAAAATACTGGTTCTAGCAGTTCTCCTATAACAGCTCGGCAGGCTGTAAGAGAAGAGCAACCACAATCTGCAGAAGTGGTGGCagcagcatcatcatcatcgtcacaAGCAACAGCAGTAGCGGCAACAGTGTCGACACCACCATCTCAACCTTCATCTACAACACCAAGCCAAACGTCCAGCAGCAGATCAATACCGACGGCGCATGTTCCTTCAACGACGacgcaaataataaataccgAACCTAAGaaagacaaaaagaaaatgacgCGAGAGGAGCGCAAAATGGAGGCAATTATGAAGGCGTTCGAGCGCTTGGAAAAAGCTGAGCAACGTAAGCAAGAAGTACAAGCCCGCAACGCTCAGCGCAAAGAATCAGGAGGTGCACACAGCGACAACGATGACGGTGCCGCACATTCCACATCTAAATCTAGACAACGTGATCAACATCAGTCTTCGGACAAAGGACCACGTCGAAAGCGCAGAAAGGGTCGGACTAGGTCCACCAGCGGTTCGCAATCTCACGGAACGCGCCGGACACGACTCAATTCAGCAGAGTCCGACTTGACTTCTGGTGATGAAAGTAATTCTATGCAATCACCACCACCTCTTGCCAGTCAGAATTGCTCATACTCGCTACGCGTGCATGGTGGTAAAGAGAGCAACAACGGCATGGCCGTAAATTCTGCCGGCTCTCAGACAGGCATCCCCTCAGCTGCAGGTCTTCTGCTAGCTTTGGCCAATTCGAACACACTTGGTTCAAACTCACCGCCTCAACAGCACCAACCGCAACAACCAACGCCAGTTAAAAGTCCGAGTGGCGATAGCGGTGCCAGCAGCAGCTCCCAGAGCTCTACACCGTCGACTCCGTTGTCCTCAGCCTGCTTactagtagcagcagcagtgggaCCTTTGGCGCCAGGATTCAAGTTCCCGAAAACAAAGAAACTGCTGATGAATGAGTGGCTGAAGGAGGCGCCCGAGCCGCAAGGCCAAAACTCTGAGGCGCGAGCCGGTTCGGAGTTTGCCGAGCATTCATCCGCTGAATTCTTGTCGCAGAATTACGCCGCTAAAGGCTTAGCCACTCTCGTACAGGCGGCTCATTCAGTGGCAGGAATCTGCGATTCGCCGCCACAGCGGGCAACAGCTAGACAAGCCGCTGCTACTCCAACGCCTATTCTATCGACAGGCTCAGCAAAAAAACGTTGGCTGCGGCAAGCCATTTCCGAAGAGTGTGACTCGCCCAACAGCAGTAGTCGACCTGACAGTCCGCCGAGCGAAATGCTTGCTCCTCCCAAAAAGCGCAGGATCGCCCGAGAGAGCCTCTCCTCGGATAACTACACGCCGCCCACAACACCGACTATGATGCAGCAAGAGCACGGCCCCACGCATCGGCCGTCCATCAATGAGGTATACAAGCGATCGTTTATCTGTCGATTCATTTATCTACTTCAACACACCTTGCTTCTGTTTTTGACAACTTTTAAACAGCCTTATTTGTTTTTACGCTAAAATTAAATACATGGGAAAACTCCACTAAGCCTGCCCTTGTATGCAAATGTATTCAAGCTTATAGATTTGATGATATTAACGTTTTCTCCCATCTTTACGGTTTTTAACACGTTCGCTGCGTAAACGCTTATTATTTCTCCTATTATTAGTATGCGTTATGGTGACTTAATTATATAGTAAATTATAGTACCTAATAAATAGTTTTTGTTCTAAAATTTTAAGCACATCGTTTAATTAAGATTCACaatctttacaaaatgatcTGACGCTTTCGTTTATGTTACAGCTTTTATAGATGACAATCCAaggtttttaaatttttcttaaactCTTCTCTTTTATCAACGAAGATACTACTCAttcttaaaaaatgtaattgcaatttgtttttataatttgttgTCTTAATTAGCAAAGTGATAAGggtaaaatttttgtaatcgTGCACATATGTAAGTAgaaatgcaaaaaatattcAACACGAAGAATAATATTCCAaaatttagtttaaaaaatagaaaaagtatATTGAGTCATACGGTTCACTCAATTCGCAGCGAACATGTTCAGCAATAACTTTCGAACGTTTCAGTTAAAAATTTACTTCATACGTGGTATATTAAATCATTCAAGACTTTAGTAAATAatatcattttaaaaaatgttgtgCATGAAATGTATATTTCACTTTTCAACAAATTAATACACATATACATGATATGCATAACCTATACATCAATATTTGTTTCATTGCACTTAACATTGTTTTTGTAACAAACGTTGATTCACTTTTTCACTAATTATTACGTTTTAATATGCCTGGGGCTAAGCaatttgaaatatattttgtacttTATTACAGGATGATTTTGTTGAGCATATGCCATCACCCAGCACAGAAGACCTTGGATCGCAAAATGAATATGATTCGGATCAAATAAAGGACGATATTAAACTTAAATATTCTATGATGGATGAGGTTGATGGGAAATGTAAAACAAACAGTCCAATTTCTCTGAATTCAGTAGTGATAAAAGAAGAAGTACAATGCCCTTtagcattaaaaataaaagaagaatcAAAATCCGATGATGAAGATTCTTCTATAAATAATACTAGAAGAAGTTTAAAGCCTGAAAATGATATTGTAAAAGTTAAATGTGAATCGGAGTCTAGCGTCCCGATACCAATAAAAAATGAACCTCGTAATACTGGAACTGATCAATCTAAAGTAGAATATAAAACTATTAAATTTGAAGAGGTAATTGAAAAAGGTACCGTTGAAATAGTGGATCAAAATGAGCAAGATATTGAGACTGATGAACTTAGCTCTCCAATTGCAACAATGGAATCAGATGCTGAATTGAAAAAACGAGTAGCAGAATTGAGATTAGAATTTGGTGGTGGAATCGCAGTTCTTACTAACATTTGTAACGAAGCGAATAAATCTTTCGAAGACCAACCTCATCTCGTGCATGTAAAAcatgaagaaaataatgatATGATTGACGAGTTGGATGTAGAAGCTCAAATGAAACAGATAACTGGTGACGATGGCGATGATTACAAAGAAAAAGTCGATATTAATCTAGAAAGAGATAAAAGTATGGATGGGATTGAAGGACTTATGGAGAGCTCTAAAGAAGATTCAGAATCTGAGCCTGAAAATCGGGATATGGAAGACTTCAGGGATTGTGACcaattgtttgaaaaattcaacgaAAAACGGGAAAATCCTGAAGATTCGGAAAAAAGAGTTTTCAAGGAATTTGAGTGTAAAAACAGAATTTCGTCTGTTAAAGGTGAATTTGATAGAATAGAACAACAAACTTCCTCAACCAAGACTGGGAAACTGGAAATACTAACCGAATCAACACACTTAAAGAGCGTGGAATTGTTGGATTCAATTTCAAAACACATAGGAAACTTCGATAATGGAGCAACCTTAAAAGAGATCGATCAATCCCACGATAGCGAAGCTAAAAAGCAAGAATACAAATCAACAGCTATGATTCCTACTCCTGAAGAATCCATGATGGAGCTTGACTCAATGGAATTACCCTCCGAAGGTATCCTTGAAGAACCAGCCAAGATTTTTCCCTCGATCCCACCATTGAGTGAACGAATACGTAAAAAAGTTGACACGAATCCAGCTCCAAAATCTAAGTTGGAAATTGAGGCTTCAATTATCGAATCATCATTAGATATGGAAGTTGTGAACGATGCTCAAGATGTTCAAGAAAAAAAGATATTATCCACGGCTTTGCGAGAGTTATTGGAAGCTAAAATTGAGCCGGAAACTGAGCCAACCCCGGAAcctgtaaataaaaatgtcataGAAAATAGGGTTAACGCGACGTTAGAAACTAATCCAGTGGAACAGGCTTTAATAGAAGAAACAGTGGATGTATGTCTAGTAGTGACGCTGCCACCACCTGTAGCAAATGATCAAATCAACAGGAATATAGTAGATCCTACAGTAATGAAATTAGATCCTCCACCTCCCGAACCTGTAAAAGACCCAAGATTAAAGGATCCTAGAACTGTTGTGCCAAATAAAATTACTTCGCTAGCATCGGCAAAAGCGGAAGGCCCACCTCCTATTAAACGAAAGGTGAATTTACTTTCAGCAAACTAAATTTGATGATTCTAATAAAACTCGATAAATATAAATGGTTTTGAATGATATTATTTTAGCTCTCTATATCAGAATATCGTAAGCGCAAGCAACAGTCGACAGGTACGCCACCAGAGCCTGAGAACGCGGATACTTTAGTAACGGAAGGAAAGAGCGCCAGCCGGGGTCGCTCTGATAGTGCAAGCAGTGGTACGTCCAGCCTCAGCTCGGATGACGAAAGTGCGACGAAGGCTCCTCTCGATATACCTAGTCTTAGTACTTTACCCATGTTCGCCAATACTGAGGGTGACGAGAAGAAAGGTAACATACTTGCCTATAATGCTGCGAAATAATGCTTAAGATTTTTTGCTGTAACATTAAAATCAATATGAACttgtcataattttttttatctgaaagatttttttaaattggatCAGTAACATTAAAATGTCTCAACAGCTGCTGAAGAGGGTGTTATGGGTTGGTCAGCCGCACCAACATTAGTtgaaagacagagagaaaatCTCACGGAAAGGCTGAAGCGTGAATTTGGATTGTTTTTGAACGATGACGAAGAGGAAAGGGCTCGCAAACAAGGTATACAAACAACTTATATTATTACGATTATTTATCAATggttaatattaaaaaaaaattatgattattataattaacgtgattaatgaaaatttcaaaagcaACTAAcacgtaaaataaatattttcaaataatttacgctgttaaaaagttacttaaatataaatattaatattttcgcTGATAAAGGGGAAGCTTTTTATTatcagaaaatttttttctttaattaaaataccACTAGTTTCCGCGTAAACAtatgcttattttttttattatcgatTTGTTTGAGGTATTTTAGTTTTAAcgacttttttctttatttttatcaaaataatcaACGTGTGGTTATCTGCTTTGTATTTTCttaattaaaagttaaatcattcaaatcattattttctatttatgTAATGTAATTTATGTAAATCAAATGTAATAGACGAGTTATCATTTTTGCAGGTTTGAGCGGCGAAGCACTTACAAAATCAGCAGGTATTACTGGGACTGTTGGTAGCACTGTGGTCAACAGC is a genomic window of Nasonia vitripennis strain AsymCx chromosome 1 unlocalized genomic scaffold, Nvit_psr_1.1 chr1_random0015, whole genome shotgun sequence containing:
- the LOC100114564 gene encoding uncharacterized protein LOC100114564 isoform X3 codes for the protein MQVLAEAASREAELQAKSQPQPKPAPLRRIGAKQAAGLAASKQQQPPQQSPGSPMPRIHTLSKAQVAGLNQLTSKQAFAGQKIVSQQQQNLFNHKIQQKGGPHKALQQAAAATATTSSAAPAPASQNHLQQTFKQMQQKQQKQQKAMANANVLKSSSLPNIPNMAKLPASSNLVAAGKQQQQQQPQQQTSAPQQIQRSQSAVIGRAQQLINAKSQQVIAKPQSATPATAAVAVATKSQQQLAKAQQHIAKLQQQQLSSAKLQQQQQVLLKIAAQNKSSTSGNAKNTPSKATSTATKAANQQPQQTVIQQTVQRNQIMAQNLAMAQQQQQQQPQPIQTQIQHQHVVVGPQNTPKQPGCIKTIAPQKPSQKNHAAKNASIKTSLNTNLSTMKTNANLATTAPVNAPMTSSTQQKSGVKTILPQQPGGNAGASAATSIHKVAGQPLKIQPQPVKQQKQIIVTTPVAQYNTTIRPQPGQIKTLMSVNVADSRKDNELKIEIKTELKQENEVITPTLASSSQIPQSPQRRLPLPYECLQFVLQDHNYGAPPPRTPPPLSPPPHPKQQPVNGAGNSCITTQHSYIFNQELGDSLCIPAVSKTTVEDDAGSAISSEAGREVEPEGEETETAPEGEGDDEDSVTRCICDFEHDDGYMICCDRCLVWQHVDCMGIDRANIPDEYLCEVCRPRRVDRARARALQMRKREELLNSDTTSDSSSTSSADTDVAHNTPAKNRKASQQQQQTALRRKSDPPPQVRRLNNNNNNNNNNVAKRQRRDTHPRQTSTARTKKESTVTTMTATTAATTTTTTTTAMATATTTTQATQATKQQRGGGPGKRKTKRRTSLEDKEDETLDSWGSNMAPLRQWIERYEEAVTNHYSPELRARISSIKVNGTHNDLRQSNIGTAATGKCRLNVQSNSLRFLVATMYLPPNTPVVELRGKYMLSTQHRPSHPQGRQHTQRPGPFVFFYRLPRDGTEVCVDTRTYGNDARFVRRSCKPNAEVKHCIEKGTLHLYIVTNVAIEKNAEITIKHDQHDLMLSPNSNNSGIPIMCACNNPKDCQIASLIPMSTPTNKKGNNGPLAENADGRERRRRGRRNTVSEDANDSSTSATTSSSTNPTTTHTTTVVAAATLTQVAPKKTVTINTNVTVKEIGSAGSSIISSISNNDKNTGSSSSPITARQAVREEQPQSAEVVAAASSSSSQATAVAATVSTPPSQPSSTTPSQTSSSRSIPTAHVPSTTTQIINTEPKKDKKKMTREERKMEAIMKAFERLEKAEQRKQEVQARNAQRKESGGAHSDNDDGAAHSTSKSRQRDQHQSSDKGPRRKRRKGRTRSTSGSQSHGTRRTRLNSAESDLTSGDESNSMQSPPPLASQNCSYSLRVHGGKESNNGMAVNSAGSQTGIPSAAGLLLALANSNTLGSNSPPQQHQPQQPTPVKSPSGDSGASSSSQSSTPSTPLSSACLLVAAAVGPLAPGFKFPKTKKLLMNEWLKEAPEPQGQNSEARAGSEFAEHSSAEFLSQNYAAKGLATLVQAAHSVAGICDSPPQRATARQAAATPTPILSTGSAKKRWLRQAISEECDSPNSSSRPDSPPSEMLAPPKKRRIARESLSSDNYTPPTTPTMMQQEHGPTHRPSINEDDFVEHMPSPSTEDLGSQNEYDSDQIKDDIKLKYSMMDEVDGKCKTNSPISLNSVVIKEEVQCPLALKIKEESKSDDEDSSINNTRRSLKPENDIVKVKCESESSVPIPIKNEPRNTGTDQSKVEYKTIKFEEVIEKGTVEIVDQNEQDIETDELSSPIATMESDAELKKRVAELRLEFGGGIAVLTNICNEANKSFEDQPHLVHVKHEENNDMIDELDVEAQMKQITGDDGDDYKEKVDINLERDKSMDGIEGLMESSKEDSESEPENRDMEDFRDCDQLFEKFNEKRENPEDSEKRVFKEFECKNRISSVKGEFDRIEQQTSSTKTGKLEILTESTHLKSVELLDSISKHIGNFDNGATLKEIDQSHDSEAKKQEYKSTAMIPTPEESMMELDSMELPSEGILEEPAKIFPSIPPLSERIRKKVDTNPAPKSKLEIEASIIESSLDMEVVNDAQDVQEKKILSTALRELLEAKIEPETEPTPEPVNKNVIENRVNATLETNPVEQALIEETVDVCLVVTLPPPVANDQINRNIVDPTVMKLDPPPPEPVKDPRLKDPRTVVPNKITSLASAKAEGPPPIKRKLSISEYRKRKQQSTGTPPEPENADTLVTEGKSASRGRSDSASSGTSSLSSDDESATKAPLDIPSLSTLPMFANTEGDEKKDFFKLDQ